A genomic window from Fusarium verticillioides 7600 chromosome 5, whole genome shotgun sequence includes:
- a CDS encoding monothiol glutaredoxin, which produces MLTITERTTIQIAQAGPQTVETSELVESREVLNSRLRDLVNTAPVMLFMKGVTKCPLYRFSRRIVRILNEHGIQYDSFNVLQDEAIRQGTKEYANWPTFSQLWADGELVGGLDIVKEEFATNPQFLGVYKVPE; this is translated from the exons ATGCTGACAATTACTGAGAGAACCACCATCCAGATTGCACAGGCCGGTCCGCAGACGGTAGAGACCTCTGAGCTTGTGGAGTCAAGAGAAGTACTCAACTCTCGATTAAGAGACCTAGTTAATACTGCCCCAGTAATGCTCTTCATGAAGGGCGTCACCAAGTGTCCACTGTATCGCTTCAGTCGGCGTATCGTTCGTATCTTGAACGAGCACGGCATCCAGTATGACTCTTTCAATGTGCTGCAGGATGAGGCTATTCGCCAGGGCACTAAGGAATATGCCAACTGGCCGACATTTTCCCAGTTATGGGCCGATGGCGAATTGGTTGGCGGGCTTGATATT GTAAAGGAAGAGTTCGCCACCAATCCACAGTTTTTGGGTGTCTACAAAGTCCCTGAATAG
- a CDS encoding cytochrome P450 oxidoreductase, whose protein sequence is MFSKLGSVLAMTKPNGDAILSSKPDAQEPRALPASWYRQDEMYQLERRAIFSKRWLLATHKLRFTKPGDFLRFEEAGYPFVLCLDKDGETINGFHNICRHRAFPIVTEGEGNAKIFSCKYHGWSYGINGKLAKAPRFDTVPTFNKENHSLFPVHVHIDAIGFVWVNLDASPEPEVKWSDDFEGVDSQERFKYFDFSEYHFDHVWGMQGNYNWKTLADNYNECYHCQVAHPDVKAITDLTFYYTVSKPGYIQHFSRPKKGTEQDDIKISSTYYFPNSCMTVSPHFFYMMRCVPTSVGTCSMEYEVYRHKDATDKEFERTNQFFKRVLGEDKYLCDAVQKNLEAGVFTNGELHPDLESAPIFFQNTVRQIVTDHRRKEQASKEEIWPARRHVSTSAVTKGDDEFCDGLACKADNADMDW, encoded by the exons ATGTTCTCGAAACTCGGTTCGGTGCTGGCCATGACCAAGCCAAATGGAGACGCAATTCTGTCCAGCAAGCCAGATGCTCAGGAACCACGGGCCCTCCCCGCATCATGGTATCGGCAGGATGAAATGTATCAACTCGAACGCCGCGCCATTTTCTCTaagcgatggcttcttgcCACGCACAAATTGCGTTTCACCAAGCCCGGAGACTTTCTCCGCTTCGAAGAGGCTGGCTACCCATTCGTGCTGTGTTTGGACAAGGATGGAGAGACCATCAATGGCTTTCACAACATCTGCAGGCACAGAGCCTTTCCAATCGTCACAGAAGGGGAGGGAAACGCCAAGATCTTTTCTTGCAAATATCACGGCTGGTCATACGGGATAAACGGAAAACTTGCCAAGGCACCACGCTTCGACACTGTTCCAACATTCAACAAGGAGAACCACAGCCTCTTTCCAGTTCATGTGCACATCGATGCCATTGGATTCGTCTGGGTTAACCTGGATGCGTCCCCGGAACCAGAAGTGAAATGGTCTGACGACTTCGAGGGTGTTGATTCGCAGGAACGGTTCAAATACTTTGACTTTTCTGAATATCACTTTGATCACGTCTGGGGCATGCAGGGCAATTACAACTGGAAAACGCTTGCTGATAACTACAACGAATGTTATCATTGCCAGGTTGCGCACCCAGATGTCAAGGCTATAACAGACTTGACCTTTTACTACACCGTCTCCAAGCCCGGCTACATTCAGCATTTCTCGCGACCCAAGAAGGGAACTGAGCAagatgatatcaagatcagTAGCACATATTACTTTCCCAACTCCTGCATGACTGTTTC CCCACACTTCTTCTACATGATGCGATGCGTACCAACATCAGTTGGCACTTGCTCAATGGAGTATGAAGTCTATCGCCATAAAGACGCCACTGACAAAGAATTCGAGAGGACCAATCAATTCTTCAAGAGAGTTCTCGGGGAAGACAAGTACTTATGTGATGCAGTGCAGAAGAACTTGGAAGCGGGCGTTTTCACCAATGGAGAGCTACATCCGGACTTGGAGAGCGCACCAATATTCTTTCAGAATACTGTCAGGCAGATCGTGACTGATCATCGCAGGAAGGAGCAAGCTTCAAAGGAGGAGATATGGCCGGCCAGGCGCCACGTGTCGACATCTGCGGTCACGAAGGgggatgatgagttttgtGATGGACTGGCTTGCAAGGCTGATAATGCCGATATGGACTGGTGA